A single genomic interval of Vibrio gallicus harbors:
- the frsA gene encoding esterase FrsA, producing the protein MDDQKNKNLSETLFAKHHQAKETSSLVQYMPSSESILELRPEHKWYRNLRRLQWIWQGVDAIEQEQILARIASSPNSRTNDDVLDTVLGFRKGNWAYEWTHVGMQHQKRASQLQGEEASLALYKASLYFSIAAYPHIRGDNLASQAQVLANKAYEEASKKSQYTFKQLKIPYQGKSIEANLHLPHTDRPLPVVIVCGGLDSLQTDMWKLFLDYLAPNEFAMLTIDMPSMGKNSQWSLTEDASVLHKAVLDHLPEVPYIDHWNVGLLGFRFGGNALIRLSFLEQKRIKACVALGAPVHDALSSSEKIKGMPKMYLDVLGSRLGKTAVDIQSLALQMSAWSLKMQGLLGSRKTKVPILAVSLEGDPIAPHSDNRLIALSSQYGKAVQIPCENLSQGYEKSLDLAIEWMITELKS; encoded by the coding sequence ATGGATGATCAAAAAAATAAGAACCTTTCAGAAACATTATTTGCTAAACATCACCAAGCTAAAGAGACCTCTAGTTTGGTGCAATATATGCCGAGCAGCGAAAGCATATTAGAGCTGCGACCTGAACATAAGTGGTATCGCAACCTTCGTCGCTTGCAGTGGATCTGGCAAGGGGTGGATGCGATTGAGCAAGAGCAGATATTAGCGCGAATTGCCTCTTCACCTAACTCGCGTACCAATGACGATGTGCTTGATACGGTTCTGGGTTTTCGCAAAGGAAACTGGGCCTACGAGTGGACTCATGTAGGGATGCAGCATCAGAAGCGAGCGTCACAATTACAGGGGGAAGAGGCATCTCTTGCGCTATATAAAGCCAGTCTTTATTTTAGTATCGCCGCTTATCCGCATATTCGAGGAGATAACCTCGCATCTCAGGCTCAGGTACTGGCCAACAAAGCGTATGAAGAAGCCTCCAAAAAAAGTCAGTACACCTTTAAGCAACTTAAAATCCCGTATCAAGGTAAGAGTATTGAGGCTAACTTGCATCTACCACACACAGATAGGCCGCTACCGGTGGTTATCGTATGTGGCGGGTTAGACAGCTTACAAACAGATATGTGGAAGCTATTTTTGGATTACTTAGCGCCAAATGAGTTTGCTATGTTGACCATAGATATGCCGTCGATGGGAAAAAATAGCCAGTGGTCATTGACCGAAGATGCCAGTGTGCTACATAAAGCCGTTTTGGACCATCTACCTGAAGTGCCTTATATCGATCATTGGAATGTGGGATTACTTGGTTTTAGGTTTGGTGGTAATGCCCTGATTCGTTTGAGTTTCTTAGAGCAAAAGAGAATCAAAGCCTGTGTTGCACTTGGTGCACCAGTGCACGATGCATTATCGAGCTCTGAGAAAATTAAAGGGATGCCGAAGATGTACCTCGATGTATTAGGGTCACGCCTTGGTAAAACTGCGGTTGATATTCAAAGCCTAGCATTACAGATGTCGGCATGGTCCTTAAAAATGCAGGGCTTGCTTGGCTCTAGAAAAACTAAGGTGCCGATTTTGGCGGTGTCATTAGAGGGAGATCCGATTGCACCGCATAGTGATAATCGATTGATTGC
- the gpt gene encoding xanthine phosphoribosyltransferase, with translation MPKKYVITWDEMQKNCRELAARQMPAEQWKGIWGVSRGGLVPAAILARELGIRYVDTICISSYDHDHQRDMTVVKAPEGDGEGFLIVEDLVDSGDTARKLREMYPKAKLIAVCAKPSGSDLLDDYVVDIAQETWIEQPWDMQLTYVEPVNRKRK, from the coding sequence ATGCCAAAAAAATACGTTATCACCTGGGACGAAATGCAGAAAAACTGCCGTGAGTTAGCTGCTCGTCAAATGCCTGCTGAACAATGGAAAGGTATCTGGGGTGTGAGTCGTGGTGGTTTAGTACCCGCTGCAATTCTTGCTCGTGAACTAGGGATTCGCTATGTAGATACTATCTGTATCTCTAGCTATGACCACGATCATCAAAGAGATATGACCGTTGTTAAAGCACCAGAGGGTGACGGGGAAGGATTCCTGATTGTTGAAGACTTAGTGGATAGTGGTGACACTGCACGTAAACTACGTGAAATGTACCCTAAAGCTAAATTGATTGCGGTATGTGCTAAGCCGTCAGGATCTGACTTACTAGATGACTACGTTGTAGATATCGCTCAAGAAACTTGGATCGAACAGCCTTGGGATATGCAACTTACTTACGTTGAACCGGTTAACCGTAAGCGTAAGTAG
- a CDS encoding NCS2 family permease yields the protein MLERLFKLSEHGTNVRTEIIAGMTTFLTMAYIIFVNPAMLADAGMDHGAVFVATCLAAAIGCFVMGFYANYPIAQAPGMGLNAFFTYAVVLGMGHTWQVALAAVFVSGVLFILLSLLRIREWIINSIPMSLRTGISAGIGLFLAFIGLKNAGIVVANPATFVSLGDVTSLHAVLAALGFFITIALVQRGIRGAVMIAILVVTILGIIFGDVQYHGIMAMPPSIAPTFLQLDFSGLFEVGMISIVFAFLFVDLFDTAGTLVGVASKANLIKEDGKLPRLNKALLADSTATSIGALLGTSNTTSYVESTAGVAAGGRTGLTAVTVGVLFVLALLFSPLAGMIPAYATAGALFYVAILMLSGLVNINWGDITEAAPVVVTCLLMPLTFSIAEGISLGFISYAAIKLLSGKGREVSLSVWIMSAVFILKFVVAG from the coding sequence ATGCTGGAGAGGCTATTTAAACTGAGTGAGCACGGTACCAATGTGCGCACTGAAATCATTGCCGGAATGACCACCTTCCTGACAATGGCTTATATCATCTTTGTGAATCCAGCAATGCTGGCTGACGCTGGAATGGATCACGGTGCGGTATTTGTCGCGACATGTCTGGCGGCTGCAATAGGCTGTTTCGTCATGGGTTTCTACGCTAACTACCCGATTGCACAGGCTCCAGGTATGGGCTTAAATGCCTTCTTTACCTATGCAGTAGTTTTGGGCATGGGTCATACGTGGCAGGTAGCGTTAGCCGCTGTATTTGTTTCAGGTGTATTATTTATCCTGTTGAGCCTACTTCGCATTCGTGAGTGGATCATCAATTCAATTCCAATGTCCTTACGTACTGGTATTTCAGCCGGTATTGGCCTTTTCTTAGCCTTTATTGGTTTAAAAAATGCAGGCATCGTTGTTGCAAATCCGGCTACGTTTGTTTCTCTAGGGGATGTAACGTCACTGCACGCGGTGTTGGCAGCTCTAGGCTTTTTCATTACCATTGCTTTAGTACAGCGCGGTATTCGTGGCGCGGTGATGATTGCTATTTTAGTGGTCACTATCCTAGGTATTATCTTTGGTGATGTGCAGTATCACGGCATTATGGCTATGCCGCCGAGTATTGCCCCTACATTCCTACAGCTTGATTTCTCTGGTCTTTTTGAAGTTGGCATGATTTCTATCGTGTTTGCATTCCTGTTTGTTGACTTGTTTGATACCGCTGGAACTCTAGTCGGTGTTGCAAGCAAAGCTAACCTAATTAAAGAAGATGGAAAATTACCACGCCTAAATAAAGCACTGCTAGCTGACTCAACTGCAACCTCTATTGGTGCTTTGCTAGGTACTTCAAATACAACCTCTTATGTTGAATCAACAGCAGGCGTTGCAGCGGGTGGTCGTACAGGTTTAACCGCAGTAACGGTTGGTGTTTTGTTCGTACTGGCTTTGCTGTTTTCTCCATTAGCGGGTATGATTCCGGCATATGCGACAGCAGGTGCGCTATTCTATGTAGCAATCCTTATGCTTTCTGGTTTGGTGAACATTAATTGGGGAGATATTACTGAGGCAGCGCCTGTAGTAGTAACTTGCTTATTGATGCCTCTAACCTTCTCTATCGCTGAGGGTATCTCATTGGGCTTTATCTCTTATGCAGCAATTAAACTGCTAAGTGGTAAAGGACGTGAGGTTTCATTGAGTGTATGGATAATGTCTGCTGTCTTTATCCTAAAATTTGTTGTGGCTGGTTGA
- a CDS encoding aminoacyl-histidine dipeptidase: protein MSQFLTEITRQTNNPIWPLFDKICSIPHPSKHEQALADYITNWAQSQNLAVKVDEVGNLIIKKPATPGMEDRKGVVLQAHVDMVPQKNEDTEHDFTTDPIKPYIDGEWVTATGTTLGADNGIGMASCLAVLASTDIEHGPLEVLLTIDEEAGMTGAFGLKQGLLDGDILLNTDSEQEGEVYMGCAGGIDAGFNFSIEREIAASENTTKKLIIKGLKGGHSGCDIHTGRGNANKLLARFLAGHAQQLDIQLIEIRGGSLRNAIPREAFASVSLPQENVAKLELLFTQYTDILKAELGSVETDLVSFIEDSQDDSQVFSKASQQRLIAALNACPNGVIRMSDDIQGVVETSLNLGVITTEQNSVRALCLIRSLIDSGRSQVESMLSSVATLAGAKISFSGAYPGWKPDADSEIMGVFRDMYQGIYGHKPNIMVIHAGLECGLFKEPYPNMDMVSFGPTIKFPHSPDEKVKIDTVDLFWEQMVALLKHIPKKA from the coding sequence ATGTCTCAATTTTTGACTGAAATTACTCGCCAAACTAATAATCCAATTTGGCCTTTATTCGACAAAATTTGCTCTATCCCACATCCCTCTAAACACGAACAAGCATTAGCTGATTACATTACAAACTGGGCGCAATCACAAAACCTAGCTGTAAAGGTTGATGAAGTTGGTAACCTGATCATTAAAAAGCCTGCCACACCAGGTATGGAAGATCGTAAAGGAGTAGTTCTACAGGCTCACGTAGATATGGTTCCTCAAAAAAATGAAGATACCGAGCATGACTTTACTACCGACCCAATTAAACCTTATATCGATGGTGAATGGGTAACCGCAACCGGGACGACTCTTGGTGCTGACAATGGCATTGGTATGGCATCATGTTTGGCAGTACTTGCCTCAACTGACATTGAGCACGGCCCATTAGAAGTGCTACTAACCATAGATGAAGAAGCCGGTATGACTGGTGCTTTCGGTCTCAAGCAAGGGCTTCTTGATGGCGACATCCTACTCAACACCGACTCAGAGCAAGAAGGTGAAGTGTATATGGGATGTGCCGGTGGTATCGATGCCGGCTTTAATTTCAGCATTGAGCGCGAAATAGCAGCCAGTGAAAATACCACTAAAAAGCTTATTATTAAGGGCTTGAAAGGCGGTCACTCCGGTTGTGATATTCACACCGGTCGTGGCAATGCCAATAAACTGCTGGCGCGCTTTTTAGCCGGACACGCACAACAGCTTGATATCCAATTAATTGAAATCCGTGGTGGTAGCTTGCGTAACGCTATCCCTCGTGAAGCCTTTGCTAGCGTGTCATTGCCCCAAGAAAATGTAGCTAAGCTTGAGCTCCTATTTACTCAATACACGGATATACTAAAAGCCGAGCTCGGTAGTGTTGAAACCGACCTTGTTAGCTTTATCGAAGATAGCCAAGACGATAGCCAAGTATTTAGCAAGGCGTCACAACAAAGATTGATCGCTGCTTTAAATGCTTGTCCAAATGGTGTCATTCGTATGAGTGATGACATCCAAGGCGTTGTAGAGACCTCGCTAAACCTTGGTGTGATTACAACCGAACAAAACAGTGTGCGTGCATTATGCTTGATTCGCTCTCTAATTGATTCTGGTCGTTCACAAGTAGAGAGCATGCTAAGTTCTGTTGCCACACTTGCTGGTGCCAAGATTAGCTTCTCTGGTGCGTATCCAGGCTGGAAGCCGGATGCAGACTCAGAAATAATGGGGGTATTCCGTGATATGTACCAAGGCATCTATGGTCACAAACCAAATATCATGGTAATTCATGCCGGTCTTGAGTGTGGCCTATTTAAAGAACCTTATCCAAACATGGATATGGTGTCATTTGGCCCAACGATTAAATTCCCCCACTCACCTGATGAGAAGGTAAAGATCGATACCGTTGATCTATTCTGGGAACAAATGGTTGCGCTATTAAAGCACATCCCTAAAAAAGCGTAA